TCTGGTCTGCAACCAGTCGAACAGAGCCTCGATGCCGCCCTTGGTCGACCGCAGACTGCCAATGGGGATGTAAATATCCTGGTCGCGGACCTCGCCGTTCAACAGAAGGTCCAGAGTGCGCTGTCTAAGCTTAGGGTCGCGGGCTTGTCCGAGAGTACGCAGAGCGCTGTtgcgctcgtcggcggtctcAGCGGTCTTGTAGTACTTGAGCACGGCATCGTACTAAGATGGCGGTTAGCAAAACATCCCAGAGAAGAGACTTGAGCATCAACGTACCTCCTTCTCGCCTCCAAACTTGAGGACAATGGAAAAGACCGAGCTCCTGATGTTGGGGTGGATCGCCGTCTTGTCTCCTGCAACGAACTTGTCGAacttctccctcgccgcaGCCACGACCTTCTCGTCGCCAGACATACCAGCTGCGCTGAACGTGAGAGCCTTGTACTGTTGCTCGACGTGGCCGTCGCTGCTGGAGAACTCCCACCCAAGCTTGTGGGCGATGCTACTAACAATGTTCCGCTGGAACTCGGTCAACTTCTCAACGATGGCATCATCCTCAATCCATGCCATCTTAATGGAACCCAGGCGGGTCAATATCTGATCCCATACAAGGTactcggcctcgcccgcaTTGCTAAGAGCCTTGAACAGGCTCAAAGAGGACGAGGTCTTCTGGTAGCCCGACGTCGCAAGAGCAGACGTGTCTGCCACGATACCGACTCTGTCCTGGACCGAGAGTAGCTCAGCGGCGTTGCCAAGCTTCTCAAGACGGTCAATGGCGTACTTGGTTCGGTAAAAACCGGTCGAATCGGCGTTGATCTTGAAGAATTCAGCGTTATCAACCTCAAATTTGGCATCGCGCGTCGTGAGCATCAGGTCCTTGTTGACGCCACCCTTCGTACGAACGTTGAGGGAGATGGGATAGAGAACCTTGTCCTCCTCAGGCTTGACGTCTCCCGTTGTCAGGAAGCGATGCTGCTCCACACTGATCGAGTTGCCAGACTCCGTGACGGAGACAACCGGGTACCCGACGTTTTGGGTCCAGATGTTCATGATGGAGCCGACGTCCTTGCCACTAGCCTCGCTCAAGGCTTGCCACAAATCGTTCGTAGTGGCATTGCCCCAAGCGTGACGCTTGAGATACTTGCGAACGCCCTCCATGAAAACCTCCTCTCCGAGATACGCCGAGATCATGTGGACGACGCAAGAGCCCTTGGCATAACTGATGCTATCAAAGATTTCGTTTATCTCTTCGGCCTTGTGCACTGGGACCTCGATTGGATGGCTGCTTCtgaggccgtcgagaccCAACGCGGCCTGGAGGTCCTCGCGGACGAACGACTCCCTGAGCTTCCATTCAGGGAAGAAGGCGTTCATAGAATAGCGAGAAGCAAACTCGGCGAAGCCTTCGTTCAGCCAGAGAGCGTGCCACCAGTCCGGAGAGACAATATTTCCGAACCACTGATGGGCGATTTCGTGGGTAATGACCGTTGAGACTCTCTCCTTGGCTGCAGCACCACTCGTCTTGTCATCGAACAAGACCTCGACGGTGCGGTAGGTCACGAGACCCCAGTTCTCCATggcaccagcagcaaaaTCAGGGATGGCGACTTGGTCAAGCTTGGGCAGGGGGTAGGGAAGACCAAACGCCTTTTCGTAGAACTCCAAAGCCTTGACACCGATGTCCAATGCGTACCGGCCTCTCTCGATGTCCTCGGAAGGCGGAGCGTAGACTCGGATGGGCACTCTGAAGTCGTTCGTCTCGATGTAGTTGAGCTCTCCGACGATGAAAGCCACGAGGTATGTCGACATGACAGGAGACTTGTTGAAACGAACAGCCTTCTTTCCGGAAGACaactccttctcctcggcgacgtccaTGTTGGAAAGACAGGTCAGGGCCTTGTCGGCAATGAGAGTGACAGTGAATTCCGCCTTGAGAGCCGGCTCGTCGAAGCAGGGGAACGCTCTACGGGCGTCGGTGGGCTCCATTTGACTGGTGGCCATGATACCCTTGGTGCCATCCGGCTTGTTGTAGTATGATCGGTAAAAACCAGCCATCTTGTCATTCAGTTCACCCACGAATTTAATCTCCAGGgtgcccttcccccccttggTAAGCTTGTCCTTGAACTCGAAGCTGTGGGTTTGCTTTGACTCATCGTAGGTGATGATTGGGTCGCTGAGGCTCTTTTCCTGGCCGTCGGCCGACAGAGACAACGAAGCATGCTTGATCTCGATCTCGTGGGTGTTCAAGGATACAGTATTGGAGTCTTCGGCGACGTCAAAGTCAATCTTAACCAGACCGTCGAACTTGAGCGTTTCGAAGTTGGGCTCGAGAGTGAGATCATAATGTCGCGGGACAACGTTGGTAGGCAGAAGTTCGCGTGGATAGTTCAGCGtgcctccgccgccggcttctcCATGCTTGCACATGTTTCTTTTAAAGGAACAGTGCCGTGTAGCAGCAATTCGCTGAGGGTTTTGAAGTTGGATGTtccgtcgaggaggaggggtcgTTCGGGGCGCAGACGTCTGGGTTACGAAGGCGCTGAAGCTTCGTAGTTGGTAAGGACTGGTCAATTCGGTCAGCCAATGGTCAATCCGCAGCAAGAGAAGCCTAGAAGCAGTCGGTGGGCCAGGGAACAGATGACACGTACATGCGGGCAACAGGTCTTCTTGTCGGGTTGACGATGCGTGAGGTCAGGTCGACCGTCCCTTTTGTAGCGAAACGGAAAGCCATTGaaggagggggcggggggccAAAGCCGCAAAGGAAGGAAAGCGGTCAGTCTGGACCTGCGTCTAGGCACCCAGCTGCTGTCGCTATGCGCTATGCACGTCTAAGGAAGGTACATGGAACGGAGACGCGCGGGGTCTGGAAGATCCGTAATGGCAAGGCAGGTACTGAGGGGAAACTTCCGGATCAAAGCAATGCTCCAGTCTCGGTCTTGCAAGGCACCGACGCAGGCCGCGCAGTACCGCCGGGATGGAGGAAAAACTCTCTCCACTTCCTCTGCCTCAGGTCACCGCGTTCGCTGTTTTGTCACCGTCCACAGTGCCGCCCGGGCCCACGCCAAGCCGCTTCCACCCGACCCGGCCCACTGCCGTCCCGTGCGCCTTTGAGAGTTGCCCAGGCTTGAACACGGAAGCTGCGTCTCTTCCTACCGACCGACCGGCTCAAGGCGTTACCTGAGGACGAACATATTCTCTGTGCATGATAGAATAATACGCCCTCGAACCCAAATACGACTACAGCCCCTCTCACTGCTGTTTCCTCGCCGTCACAGCACTAGGGTACGGTTATGAATGTTTCCAATTCTACTTTTTTGCACTTGTACTCTGCACCTAGACGGCTCCCACAGAACCACCTACGAGTACCTCATTCAGTGAGGTACAAGCTTCAAGAGCTCTGAGCATTGTGCCCAAGCCATGACTTTCTTTAGTGGTTGAAGCGTCAGACACATTGCGATCGGTGCTTGCTGAGCtggacgtcgaggatgtccATAATACAAGGTAACCCTTCTTTCATCTTTGGCTTGCCTAGCAGCAATTGGAGACGCAATAGAACGAGCACGAGAGATCGGGTGTCTTCGCTGGTTGGTAGGCTGGGATTTTCAACTGAAAAAGACTCAGGTCAATGCCACCAAGCACCAGTACTCGTAGCCTCGAGAGGTCTATGTCGGGGTGACGATGATCCTGCGCTGCAATGGCCCGGGTCCGAATTCGTCCAACCGAAAAAGTCAAAATCATACTTACCGCCACGCTCGGTGGCTGCGCAAGTGAGAAGGTATTTCATAGGTC
The DNA window shown above is from Colletotrichum destructivum chromosome 2, complete sequence and carries:
- a CDS encoding Putative peptidase M1, alanine aminopeptidase/leukotriene A4 hydrolase, ERAP1-like protein; translation: MAFRFATKGTVDLTSRIVNPTRRPVARIPYQLRSFSAFVTQTSAPRTTPPPRRNIQLQNPQRIAATRHCSFKRNMCKHGEAGGGGTLNYPRELLPTNVVPRHYDLTLEPNFETLKFDGLVKIDFDVAEDSNTVSLNTHEIEIKHASLSLSADGQEKSLSDPIITYDESKQTHSFEFKDKLTKGGKGTLEIKFVGELNDKMAGFYRSYYNKPDGTKGIMATSQMEPTDARRAFPCFDEPALKAEFTVTLIADKALTCLSNMDVAEEKELSSGKKAVRFNKSPVMSTYLVAFIVGELNYIETNDFRVPIRVYAPPSEDIERGRYALDIGVKALEFYEKAFGLPYPLPKLDQVAIPDFAAGAMENWGLVTYRTVEVLFDDKTSGAAAKERVSTVITHEIAHQWFGNIVSPDWWHALWLNEGFAEFASRYSMNAFFPEWKLRESFVREDLQAALGLDGLRSSHPIEVPVHKAEEINEIFDSISYAKGSCVVHMISAYLGEEVFMEGVRKYLKRHAWGNATTNDLWQALSEASGKDVGSIMNIWTQNVGYPVVSVTESGNSISVEQHRFLTTGDVKPEEDKVLYPISLNVRTKGGVNKDLMLTTRDAKFEVDNAEFFKINADSTGFYRTKYAIDRLEKLGNAAELLSVQDRVGIVADTSALATSGYQKTSSSLSLFKALSNAGEAEYLVWDQILTRLGSIKMAWIEDDAIVEKLTEFQRNIVSSIAHKLGWEFSSSDGHVEQQYKALTFSAAGMSGDEKVVAAAREKFDKFVAGDKTAIHPNIRSSVFSIVLKFGGEKEYDAVLKYYKTAETADERNSALRTLGQARDPKLRQRTLDLLLNGEVRDQDIYIPIGSLRSTKGGIEALFDWLQTRWDDIYTKFPAQSSMIGSIVSYCTSGLTKQEQLDQLEKFFAEKEKKGFVRALSQSTDSIKAKIAWTSRDTEDLRKWLGL